In a single window of the Nocardiopsis composta genome:
- the rpsL gene encoding 30S ribosomal protein S12, producing the protein MPTIQQLVRKGRQDKVAKNKTPALKGSPQRRGVCTRVYTTTPKKPNSALRKVARVKLSSGIEVTAYIPGIGHNLQEHSIVLVRGGRVKDLPGVRYRIVRGSLDTQGVRNRKQARSRYGAKKEK; encoded by the coding sequence GTGCCCACCATCCAGCAGCTGGTCCGCAAGGGCCGACAGGACAAGGTCGCAAAGAACAAGACCCCGGCGCTGAAGGGGAGTCCGCAGCGTCGTGGTGTGTGCACGCGTGTCTACACCACTACGCCCAAGAAGCCGAACTCCGCGCTGCGCAAGGTCGCCCGTGTGAAGCTGAGCAGCGGGATCGAGGTCACGGCCTACATCCCCGGCATCGGCCACAACCTGCAGGAGCACTCCATCGTGCTCGTGCGCGGCGGCCGTGTGAAGGACCTGCCGGGTGTCCGCTACCGGATCGTCCGCGGTTCACTCGACACCCAGGGCGTCCGTAACCGCAAGCAGGCGCGCAGCCGTTACGGCGCTAAGAAGGAGAAGTAA
- the rpsG gene encoding 30S ribosomal protein S7 has protein sequence MPRKGPAPKRQLITDPVYGSPLVTALINKVLLDGKRSIAQNIVYGALEGAREKTGQDPLVVLKRALDNVKPSLEVRSRRVGGATYQVPVEVRASRSTTLALRWLVSYARQRREKTMTERLLNELVDASNGLGASVKRREDTHKMAESNKAFAHYRW, from the coding sequence ATGCCGCGCAAGGGGCCGGCGCCGAAGCGCCAGCTGATCACCGACCCGGTCTACGGATCGCCGCTCGTCACCGCACTGATCAACAAGGTGCTGCTGGACGGCAAGCGCTCGATCGCGCAGAACATCGTGTACGGCGCGCTCGAGGGCGCTCGGGAGAAGACCGGGCAGGACCCGCTCGTCGTGCTCAAGCGCGCGCTCGACAACGTCAAGCCCTCCCTGGAGGTGCGCAGCCGCCGCGTCGGTGGCGCCACCTACCAGGTTCCGGTCGAGGTCCGCGCCTCCCGGAGCACCACCCTCGCGCTGCGCTGGCTGGTCAGCTACGCGCGGCAGCGCCGTGAGAAGACCATGACGGAGCGTCTGCTCAACGAGCTGGTGGACGCCAGCAACGGGCTCGGCGCCAGCGTCAAGCGCCGCGAGGACACGCACAAGATGGCGGAGTCCAACAAGGCTTTCGCTCACTACCGCTGGTAA